The Panicum hallii strain FIL2 chromosome 9, PHallii_v3.1, whole genome shotgun sequence genome has a window encoding:
- the LOC112876802 gene encoding RNA polymerase sigma factor sigF, chloroplastic, with amino-acid sequence MNSGRSLLSSPLFASSSPNFRGNTSIPSSPSPSRTSVPMIHDNTGRASTACHYSPSLVAEEQLHGSKDTSTLRGEKALLELLLDMALDQHVNGKKLISQDTEDSDFESYLRDATSRVLYQPAFIEEGDSTSQSSSASTTEPVGSLDLGAPSMTPTEEVMSPEEESGTSPTQLDVPQLHRVDPGHSYEELLGNCQVFVRSKRLLERRSKKRKVPRASSNDALCSVVNSKKKEKPKKFGRVLDPDEPFKLFLRDRETTEFLTAKEEKQMFSQIQNLMKLEEAQRKLEVQCGREPTVAEWAEAVGMSCRELQSSIRIGRRCREKMARSNFRLVIHVARKYEGYGLDIQDLVQDGCCGLMKTFEKFNPSKGCRFPTYAYWWIRQSIKKSIFKNSRLIRLPESVFALLRKVGKARLECIMEGEQPTNENVARRAGITIEKLARLRAKTRKPRSMQDRVWSDDGVTYQEITEDPNVEPPELSVDRLMMRQQVQNFLGILNPREKEIIEHRFGIHDGEPKTLHVIGDMYGLSKERIRQVQNKALDKLKRSASAQGFDVYFDLLT; translated from the exons ATGAATTCCGGCCGGAGCCTCCTCTCGTCGCCCCTCTTTGCTAGCTCATCTCCAAACTTCAGGGGCAATACTTCTATCCCTTCCTCCCCGTCCCCATCACGAACCTCAG TTCCCATGATACATGACAACACCGGCAGAGCATCGACTGCGTGCCACTACTCACCATCGCTTGTAGCAGAAGAGCAGCTTCATGGTTCCAAGGATACATCAACCTTGAGGGGAGAAAAGGCTTTGCTTGAGCTGCTGCTCGACATG GCTCTGGACCAGCATGTCAATGGAAAGAAGCTCATTAGTCAAGATACAGAAGATAGTGATTTTGAGAGCTACTTAAGAGATGCAACAAGCCGAGTGCTTTACCAGCCAGCATTTAT TGAAGAGGGTGATTCTACTTCACAGAGCTCTTCAGCATCAACTACGGAACCTGTTGGGAGTTTGGATCTTGGCGCACCTTCAATGACACCGACAGAGGAGGTGATGTCGCCGGAAGAAGAATCGGGCACTTCACCCACCCAGTTGGATGTACCACAGCTTCACCG TGTGGACCCAGGCCACTCATATGAGGAACTGCTGGGCAATTGTCAAGTGTTCGTTAGGTCCAAAAGGTTACTTGAGAGGAGATCAAAGAAACGTAAGGTCCCCAGAGCATCAAGTAATGACGCTCTGTGCAGCGTTGTCAACTCaaagaagaaagagaagccAAAGAAGTTTGGCAGAGTTCTTGACCCAGATGAGCCTTTTAAGTTGTTTCTACGGGATCGCGAGACGACAGAATTCTTGACAGCAAAAGAGGAGAAGCAAATGTTCAGTCAAATACAG AATCTTATGAAACTAGAGGAGGCTCAGCGCAAATTAGAAGTTCAATGCGGCCGTGAGCCGACAGTTGCAGAGTGGGCTGAAGCTGTAGGaatgagctgcagggagttgcAGTCCTCTATTCGTATTGGAAGAAGATGCCGAGAGAAGATGGCTCGCTCCAACTTCCGTCTTGTGATACATGTAGCTAGGAAATACGAGGGATATGGTCTTGACATTCAGGACCTAGTTCAG GACGGATGCTGTGGGTTGATGAAGACCTTTGAGAAATTCAATCCAAGCAAGGGGTGTAGATTCCCGACCTACGCATATTGGTGGATACGGCAATCAATTAAAAAGTCCATTTTCAAGAATTCAAGGCTAATCCGATTGCCG GAGAGTGTGTTTGCGCTTTTGAGGAAAGTCGGGAAAGCAAGGTTGGAGTGCATAATGGAAGGGGAGCAGCCCACAAATGAGAACGTGGCAAGGCGTGCTGGCATCACAATTGAGAAGCTGGCAAGACTGAGAGCAAAGACCAGAAAACCACGGTCGATGCAAGACCGGGTTTGGTCAGATGACGGTGTCACATACCAG GAGATCACAGAGGACCCCAACGTTGAGCCCCCAGAGCTGAGCGTGGACAGGCTGATGATGAGGCAGCAGGTCCAGAACTTCCTGGGGATCCTGAACCCCAGGGAGAAGGAGATCATCGAGCACCGGTTCGGAATCCACGACGGGGAGCCCAAGACACTTCATGTGATCGGCGACATGTACGGGCTGTCGAAGGAGAGGATCCGGCAGGTGCAGAACAAAGCACTGGACAAGCTGAAAAGGAGCGCATCGGCACAGGGGTTTGACGTTTACTTTGATTTGCTAACGTGA